A genomic segment from Pseudomonas sessilinigenes encodes:
- a CDS encoding DUF6436 domain-containing protein has translation MRQPYRTTLLASLLVLICAAVLWSAYDWFQGRYLRAFSEHTAMFSGDALQLPEELAGPGAIRLVHFWDPACPCNVGNQQHLAELIETYGPRGVEFYAVQKPGSHDRLPGNLDRLKPLHNLPGAEQIPASPAVAIWDRNGQLAYFGPYSEGLTCNSSNSFIEPILQALQEERGVSATHTLAVGCYCPWASGNDQGIHD, from the coding sequence ATGCGCCAGCCCTACCGCACGACCCTGCTTGCCAGCCTGCTCGTCCTGATTTGCGCCGCCGTCCTGTGGAGCGCCTACGACTGGTTCCAGGGCCGCTACCTGCGCGCCTTCAGCGAGCATACGGCGATGTTCTCCGGCGATGCCCTGCAGTTGCCAGAGGAACTGGCCGGCCCGGGAGCGATTCGCCTGGTGCACTTCTGGGACCCGGCCTGCCCCTGCAACGTCGGCAACCAGCAGCACCTGGCCGAGCTGATCGAAACCTATGGCCCCCGGGGCGTGGAGTTCTACGCCGTGCAAAAGCCAGGCAGCCATGATCGGTTACCAGGCAACCTGGACCGGCTCAAGCCCCTGCACAACCTGCCCGGAGCCGAACAGATCCCCGCCAGCCCGGCCGTGGCGATCTGGGACCGCAACGGCCAGCTGGCCTACTTCGGCCCCTACAGCGAAGGCCTGACCTGCAACTCCAGCAACAGCTTCATCGAACCCATTCTCCAGGCCCTGCAGGAAGAGCGCGGGGTCAGCGCCACCCATACCCTGGCGGTGGGCTGCTACTGCCCCTGGGCCAGCGGCAACGACCAAGGCATTCACGACTAA
- a CDS encoding penicillin acylase family protein translates to MKRSLTVVAVLVLALLAGIGGYLYSKQPVRQGQVEISGLQGSVTVRYDERGVPHIRAENETDLYRALGYVHAQDRLFQMEMLRRLSRGELAEILGPKLLDTDKLFRSLRIRERADSYVAALDRQSPAWKALEAYLDGINQYQDSHAQPMEFDVLGIRKRPFTAEDTVSVAGFMAYSFAMAFRSEPVLTYIRDELGNDYLKIFDLDWQPKGVLAKGKPQPSLPLATIDWQDLGRIAHLSQQALVEAGLPQFEGSNAWAVAGSRTKSGRPLLAGDPHIRYSLPSVWYEAQLSAPGFELYGHHQALVPFAFLGHNLDFGWSLTMFQNDDLDLIAEKVNPDNPNQVWYHEQWVDLASSQQQIAVKGQAPVTLTLRQSPHGPIINDMLGSTVGKAPVAMWWGFLETPNPILDGFYQLNRADTLAKVRAAAAKVHAPGLNIVWANAKGDIGWWASALLPKRPAGAKPAFILDGSTAMADKDGFYPFSANPQEENPARGYIVSANFQPVSPTGMEIPGYYNLPDRGQQLDRQLSDKSVKWDLENTQKLQLGTTTAYGPRLLAPLLPVLREVVSAPEELKLVEQLAQWQGDYPLESTSATLFNQFLFELANATFHEKLGDAFFDALIQARVVDAALPRLAADPDSPWWDNRATAQRETRADTVKVAWRASLDHLKRTLGPNPAQWRWGTAHTLTHVHPLGMQKPLDRVFNVGPLEAPGSHEVPNNLTSKIGPAPWSVVYGPSTRRIIDFADPAHSLTINPVGQSGVLFDKHYDDQAEAYIEGVYQQAHFSEEEVTANTRSTLKLLPARRP, encoded by the coding sequence ATGAAACGCAGCCTGACCGTCGTCGCCGTGTTGGTCCTCGCCCTGCTGGCGGGCATCGGCGGGTATCTGTACAGCAAGCAGCCGGTGCGCCAGGGCCAGGTGGAGATCAGCGGCCTGCAAGGCTCGGTCACGGTGCGCTACGACGAGCGCGGCGTACCGCACATCCGCGCGGAGAACGAAACCGACCTGTATCGCGCGCTGGGCTACGTGCATGCCCAGGACCGTCTGTTCCAGATGGAAATGCTGCGACGCCTGTCCCGTGGCGAGCTGGCCGAGATCCTCGGGCCCAAGCTGCTCGATACCGACAAACTGTTCCGCAGCCTGCGCATCCGCGAGCGAGCCGATAGCTACGTAGCCGCGCTGGACCGCCAGTCCCCGGCCTGGAAGGCCCTGGAAGCCTATCTGGACGGTATCAACCAGTATCAGGACAGCCACGCCCAACCCATGGAGTTCGACGTCCTGGGCATCCGCAAGCGGCCCTTTACCGCCGAAGACACTGTCAGCGTCGCCGGGTTCATGGCCTACAGCTTCGCCATGGCCTTTCGCTCCGAGCCCGTGCTGACCTACATCCGCGACGAACTGGGCAACGACTACCTGAAGATCTTCGACCTGGACTGGCAACCCAAGGGCGTGCTGGCCAAGGGCAAGCCACAACCGTCCCTGCCCCTGGCCACCATTGATTGGCAGGACCTGGGCCGCATCGCCCACCTGAGCCAGCAAGCCCTGGTGGAGGCCGGGTTGCCGCAATTCGAAGGCAGCAATGCCTGGGCCGTGGCCGGCAGCCGGACCAAAAGCGGCCGCCCGCTGCTGGCCGGCGACCCGCATATCCGCTACTCCCTGCCGTCGGTGTGGTACGAAGCGCAGCTGTCGGCACCGGGCTTCGAGCTCTACGGCCACCACCAGGCCCTGGTGCCCTTTGCGTTCCTGGGCCACAACCTGGACTTCGGCTGGAGCCTGACCATGTTCCAGAACGACGATCTCGACCTGATCGCCGAGAAGGTCAACCCGGACAACCCCAACCAGGTCTGGTATCACGAGCAGTGGGTCGACCTGGCCAGCAGCCAGCAGCAGATCGCCGTCAAGGGCCAGGCACCGGTGACCTTGACCCTGCGCCAGTCGCCCCATGGCCCGATCATCAACGACATGCTCGGCAGCACCGTGGGCAAGGCCCCGGTGGCCATGTGGTGGGGTTTCCTGGAGACCCCCAACCCGATACTCGATGGCTTCTACCAGCTCAACCGCGCCGACACCCTGGCCAAGGTCCGCGCCGCCGCAGCCAAGGTCCACGCACCCGGGCTGAATATCGTCTGGGCCAATGCCAAGGGCGATATCGGCTGGTGGGCCTCGGCGCTGCTGCCCAAGCGCCCGGCCGGCGCCAAGCCGGCCTTCATCCTCGACGGCAGTACCGCCATGGCGGACAAGGATGGCTTCTACCCCTTCAGCGCCAATCCCCAGGAAGAGAACCCGGCCCGGGGTTACATCGTCTCGGCCAACTTCCAGCCAGTCTCGCCCACCGGCATGGAGATCCCCGGCTACTACAACCTCCCCGACCGCGGCCAGCAGCTGGATCGCCAACTCAGCGACAAGAGCGTGAAATGGGACCTGGAGAACACCCAGAAGCTGCAACTGGGCACCACTACCGCCTACGGTCCGCGCCTGTTGGCACCTCTGCTGCCAGTACTGCGTGAAGTGGTCAGCGCCCCAGAGGAACTCAAGCTGGTGGAACAACTGGCGCAATGGCAAGGCGACTATCCGCTGGAATCCACCAGCGCCACCCTGTTCAACCAGTTCCTGTTCGAACTGGCCAACGCCACCTTCCATGAAAAGCTCGGCGATGCTTTTTTCGATGCGCTGATCCAGGCCCGCGTTGTGGATGCCGCCCTGCCGCGCCTGGCGGCAGATCCCGATTCCCCCTGGTGGGACAACCGTGCCACCGCCCAGCGTGAAACCCGGGCCGACACGGTGAAAGTGGCCTGGCGCGCCAGCCTCGACCACCTCAAGCGCACCCTGGGGCCGAACCCGGCGCAATGGCGCTGGGGCACTGCCCACACCCTGACCCATGTTCATCCGCTGGGCATGCAAAAACCCCTGGACCGCGTGTTCAACGTCGGCCCCCTGGAGGCCCCCGGCAGCCATGAGGTGCCGAACAACCTCACCAGCAAGATCGGCCCGGCCCCCTGGTCGGTGGTCTACGGCCCTTCGACCCGGCGCATCATCGACTTCGCCGATCCGGCCCATAGCCTGACCATCAACCCGGTCGGCCAGAGCGGGGTGCTGTTCGACAAGCACTATGACGACCAGGCCGAGGCCTACATCGAAGGGGTTTACCAGCAGGCGCACTTCAGCGAAGAGGAAGTCACTGCCAACACCCGTAGCACCCTGAAGCTGCTGCCGGCCCGCCGCCCCTGA
- a CDS encoding ABC transporter ATP-binding protein, whose product MAVASGAYKKALEGDQTPKQVLVKIDRVTKKFDETVAVDDVSLEIKKGEIFALLGGSGSGKSTLLRMLAGFERPTEGRIFLDGVDITDMPPYERPINMMFQSYALFPHMTVAQNIAFGLKQDKIPTAEVDARVAEMLKLVQMSQYAKRKPHQLSGGQRQRVALARSLAKRPKLLLLDEPMGALDKKLRSQMQLELVEIIERVGVTCVMVTHDQEEAMTMAERIAIMHLGWIAQIGSPIDIYETPVSRLVCEFIGNVNIFEGEVVDDAEGHALITCKDVDRNIYVGHGISTSVQDKSVTYAIRPEKLLVTAEMPTCEYNWSSGKVHDIAYLGGHSVFYVELPSGKLVQSFVANAERRGARPTWGDQVYVWWEDDSGVVLRS is encoded by the coding sequence ATGGCAGTTGCCTCCGGCGCCTATAAGAAAGCCCTCGAGGGCGACCAGACACCCAAGCAGGTGTTGGTCAAGATCGACCGGGTCACGAAAAAGTTCGACGAGACGGTGGCCGTGGACGATGTGTCCCTGGAAATCAAGAAGGGCGAGATCTTTGCCCTGCTGGGTGGTTCCGGTTCGGGCAAGTCCACCCTGCTGCGCATGCTGGCCGGCTTCGAGCGGCCTACCGAGGGGCGGATCTTCCTCGATGGCGTGGACATCACCGACATGCCGCCCTACGAGCGGCCGATCAACATGATGTTCCAGTCCTATGCGCTGTTCCCGCACATGACCGTGGCGCAGAACATCGCCTTCGGCCTCAAGCAGGACAAGATCCCGACGGCGGAGGTCGATGCCCGGGTGGCGGAGATGCTCAAGCTGGTGCAGATGAGCCAGTACGCCAAGCGCAAGCCGCACCAGCTCTCCGGCGGCCAGCGCCAGCGCGTGGCCCTGGCCCGCTCCCTGGCCAAGCGACCCAAGCTGCTGTTGCTCGACGAACCCATGGGCGCCCTGGACAAGAAGCTGCGCTCGCAGATGCAGCTGGAACTGGTGGAGATCATCGAGCGCGTGGGGGTGACCTGCGTGATGGTGACCCACGACCAGGAAGAGGCCATGACCATGGCCGAGCGCATCGCCATCATGCACCTGGGCTGGATCGCCCAGATCGGCAGCCCGATCGATATCTACGAGACCCCGGTCAGCCGCCTGGTCTGCGAGTTCATCGGCAACGTCAACATCTTCGAGGGTGAAGTGGTGGACGATGCCGAAGGCCATGCCTTGATCACTTGCAAGGACGTGGACCGCAACATCTACGTCGGCCATGGCATCAGCACCTCGGTCCAGGACAAGTCGGTGACCTACGCCATCCGCCCGGAAAAACTCCTGGTGACCGCCGAGATGCCGACCTGCGAATACAACTGGTCCAGCGGCAAGGTCCACGACATCGCCTACCTGGGCGGCCACTCGGTGTTCTACGTCGAACTGCCGAGCGGCAAGCTGGTGCAATCCTTCGTCGCCAACGCCGAGCGCCGCGGGGCGCGGCCGACCTGGGGTGACCAGGTCTACGTGTGGTGGGAAGACGACAGCGGCGTGGTACTGCGCTCATGA
- a CDS encoding polyamine ABC transporter substrate-binding protein — MPISLFRKAMLVAASLTLVAGVQAAPTVHIYNWSDYIGQSTLSEFEKTTGIKPLYDVFDSNETLEGKLLAGRTGYDVVVPSNHFLGKQIKAGAFQKLDKSLLSNYANLDPKLLKRLEANDPGNQYAVPYLWGTNGIGYNVEKVKAALGVDKIDSWSALFEPENIKKLSGCGVAFLDSADEMMPTVLNYLGLDANSTNPQDYKKAEAKLLAVRPYVTYFHSSKYISDLANGNICVAVGFSGDVFQARARAADAGKGVNIAYAIPKEGGALWFDMLAIPKDSSNVKEAHAFINYLLQPEVIAQVSDYVGYANPNPGSDKLMDQSIRTDEAVYPPQAVLDKTYVSIELPASIQRLMNRSWTKVKTGK, encoded by the coding sequence AGCCTGACGCTGGTGGCAGGCGTTCAGGCGGCACCGACGGTGCATATTTATAACTGGTCCGACTACATCGGTCAGAGCACCCTGTCTGAGTTTGAAAAGACCACGGGTATCAAGCCGCTGTATGACGTATTCGATTCCAATGAAACCCTGGAAGGCAAATTGCTGGCCGGTCGTACCGGTTATGACGTGGTAGTGCCGTCCAACCACTTCCTGGGCAAGCAGATCAAGGCCGGGGCGTTCCAGAAGCTCGACAAGAGCCTGTTGTCCAACTATGCCAACCTCGACCCGAAGTTGCTCAAGCGTCTTGAGGCCAACGACCCGGGTAACCAATACGCGGTGCCCTATCTGTGGGGCACCAACGGCATCGGCTACAACGTCGAGAAAGTGAAGGCCGCCCTGGGTGTGGACAAGATCGACTCCTGGAGCGCCCTGTTCGAGCCGGAGAACATCAAGAAGCTCAGCGGCTGCGGCGTGGCCTTCCTCGATTCCGCCGACGAAATGATGCCCACGGTGCTCAACTATCTGGGGCTGGACGCCAACAGCACCAACCCTCAGGACTACAAGAAGGCCGAGGCCAAGCTCCTGGCGGTACGTCCCTACGTGACCTACTTCCACTCGTCCAAGTACATCTCTGACCTGGCCAACGGCAATATCTGCGTGGCGGTCGGCTTCTCCGGCGACGTGTTCCAGGCCCGGGCCCGGGCCGCCGATGCCGGCAAGGGCGTGAACATCGCCTACGCCATTCCCAAGGAAGGCGGCGCCCTGTGGTTCGACATGCTGGCCATCCCCAAGGATTCGAGCAACGTCAAGGAGGCCCATGCCTTCATCAACTATTTGCTGCAACCTGAGGTGATCGCCCAGGTCAGTGACTACGTCGGTTATGCCAACCCCAACCCCGGGTCGGACAAGCTGATGGACCAGTCCATTCGCACCGATGAAGCGGTTTATCCACCGCAGGCCGTGCTCGACAAGACTTACGTGTCCATAGAGTTGCCAGCCAGTATCCAACGCTTGATGAACCGCAGCTGGACCAAGGTCAAGACGGGTAAATAG
- a CDS encoding GlxA family transcriptional regulator, which produces MARSVAILVFPGVQALDVTGPMDVFCEANRFLPAEDHYRLEVIGLQAGAQVCSNGLVLQARRSFEEAVEAFDLLLVAGGPQVPGSDFGPAFDAWLRGACARAAGFGSICNGAFILARAGLLEGRTVTTHWSNAPALAALYPSTRVEVDRLYVEDDRLFTSAGVTAGIDLSLYLLAKDWGAEVALNVAKRLVVFTQRAGGQSQFSPFLLPQATATSVVAQVQQHVLDHLQDNLSIGELARAARMSPRNFSRVFVREAGITPAQFVERARVDAARALLERSSAPLKTLAYRCGFRDAQHLLRVFKRRLGLTPQQFRANFAPPSW; this is translated from the coding sequence ATGGCCAGATCCGTTGCCATCCTGGTGTTTCCCGGTGTCCAGGCCCTCGATGTGACGGGCCCCATGGACGTATTTTGCGAGGCCAATCGGTTCTTGCCGGCCGAAGACCATTACCGCCTGGAGGTGATCGGGCTCCAGGCCGGCGCGCAGGTTTGCTCCAACGGCCTGGTGCTGCAGGCCCGGCGCTCCTTCGAAGAGGCTGTGGAAGCCTTCGACCTGTTGCTGGTGGCGGGTGGGCCGCAAGTCCCCGGCAGCGACTTCGGTCCGGCCTTCGACGCCTGGCTGCGCGGGGCTTGTGCCCGGGCCGCGGGCTTCGGTTCGATATGCAACGGCGCGTTCATCCTGGCTCGGGCAGGCCTGCTGGAGGGACGCACGGTGACCACCCACTGGAGCAATGCGCCGGCGCTCGCGGCCTTGTATCCCTCGACTCGGGTCGAGGTCGATCGCCTGTATGTCGAGGACGACAGGCTGTTTACCTCGGCGGGGGTCACCGCCGGCATCGACCTGTCGTTGTATCTGCTGGCCAAGGACTGGGGCGCCGAGGTGGCCTTGAACGTGGCCAAGCGTCTGGTGGTGTTTACCCAGCGCGCCGGAGGCCAGTCGCAGTTCAGCCCGTTCCTGCTGCCCCAGGCTACAGCCACCTCCGTCGTGGCCCAGGTCCAGCAACATGTGCTGGATCACCTGCAGGACAACCTGAGTATCGGCGAGCTGGCGCGTGCGGCGCGCATGAGTCCACGCAACTTTTCCCGGGTCTTTGTTCGTGAGGCTGGAATAACCCCGGCACAGTTCGTCGAGCGGGCGCGGGTAGATGCCGCTCGGGCGCTGCTGGAGCGCTCGTCGGCGCCGCTCAAGACCCTGGCCTATCGCTGCGGGTTTCGCGATGCCCAGCACCTGCTCCGTGTGTTCAAGCGCCGCCTGGGGCTGACCCCGCAGCAGTTCCGGGCGAACTTCGCCCCGCCGTCCTGGTAG
- a CDS encoding ABC transporter permease subunit: protein MKRFSFSNLMLVLGLLFIYLPMLILVIYSFNASRLVTVWGGWSVSWYVGLLDNTQLMGSVLRSLEIACYTAVAAVALGTLAAFVMTRISRFKGRTLFGGLVTAPLVMPEVITGLSLLLLFVAMAQAIGWPQERGIATIWIAHTTFCAAYVAVVVSARLRELDLSIEEAAMDLGARPFKVFFLITIPMIAPSLAAGGMMSFALSLDDLVLASFVSGPGSTTLPMEVFSAVRLGVKPEINAVASLILLAVSLVTFLVWFFSRRAEEARKRAIQQAIEESAADSWKQPDVRRPKAPQAA from the coding sequence ATGAAGCGCTTCAGTTTCTCCAACCTGATGCTGGTCCTGGGCCTGCTGTTCATCTACCTGCCGATGCTGATCCTGGTGATCTACTCGTTCAACGCCTCGCGGCTGGTGACGGTGTGGGGCGGTTGGTCGGTCAGCTGGTATGTCGGCCTGCTGGACAACACCCAGTTGATGGGCTCGGTGCTGCGCTCCCTGGAGATCGCCTGCTACACCGCCGTGGCGGCGGTGGCCCTGGGCACCCTGGCGGCGTTCGTCATGACCCGGATCAGCCGCTTCAAGGGGCGCACCCTGTTCGGCGGCCTGGTAACCGCGCCGCTGGTGATGCCCGAGGTGATTACCGGCCTGTCGCTGTTGCTGCTGTTCGTGGCCATGGCCCAGGCCATCGGCTGGCCCCAGGAGCGTGGCATCGCCACCATCTGGATCGCCCATACCACCTTCTGTGCCGCCTACGTGGCGGTGGTGGTGTCGGCGCGCCTGCGCGAGCTGGACCTGTCCATCGAAGAAGCGGCCATGGACCTGGGCGCGCGGCCGTTCAAGGTGTTCTTCCTGATCACCATCCCGATGATCGCCCCGTCCCTGGCGGCGGGCGGCATGATGTCTTTCGCCTTGTCCCTGGACGACCTGGTATTGGCCAGCTTCGTGTCCGGCCCGGGCTCCACCACCTTGCCGATGGAAGTCTTCTCGGCAGTGCGCCTGGGGGTCAAGCCGGAGATCAATGCCGTGGCCAGCCTGATTTTGCTGGCGGTATCGCTGGTGACCTTCCTGGTCTGGTTCTTCAGCCGGCGTGCCGAAGAGGCCCGCAAGCGGGCGATCCAGCAAGCCATCGAAGAGAGCGCCGCCGATTCCTGGAAACAGCCGGACGTGCGTCGGCCCAAGGCGCCGCAAGCCGCTTGA
- a CDS encoding ABC transporter permease subunit — MNMRKLKRRLDRIIPGGRQLVIGIPFIWLFLFFMLPFFIVLKISFAEADVAIPPYTEIYSYVDQKLQILLNLGNYAMLGDDELYIAAYLGSLKMAFISTILCLLIGYPMAYAIASARKEMQTVLVLLIMMPTWTAILIRVYAWMGILSNNGLLNGFLMSMGWISEPLQILNTNTAVYIGVVYSYLPFMVLPLYANLVKHDPSLLEAAADLGSGTFNSFWRITVPLSKNGIIAGCMLVFIPVVGEFVIPELLGGPETLMIGKVLWQEFFNNRDWPVASALAVVMLAILIVPIILFNRSQAKEMEAKE, encoded by the coding sequence ATGAACATGCGAAAGCTCAAGCGCCGACTCGACCGAATAATTCCCGGAGGCCGCCAGTTGGTCATCGGGATTCCGTTCATCTGGCTGTTCCTGTTCTTCATGCTGCCGTTCTTCATCGTCCTGAAGATCAGCTTCGCCGAAGCGGACGTGGCCATCCCGCCGTACACCGAGATCTACAGCTACGTCGACCAGAAGCTGCAGATCCTGCTGAACCTGGGCAACTACGCGATGCTCGGGGACGACGAGCTGTACATCGCCGCCTACCTCGGCTCGCTGAAGATGGCATTCATCAGCACCATCCTCTGCCTGCTGATCGGCTACCCGATGGCCTATGCCATCGCCAGTGCCCGCAAGGAAATGCAGACCGTGCTGGTGCTGCTGATCATGATGCCGACCTGGACCGCGATCCTGATCCGCGTCTATGCCTGGATGGGCATCCTGAGCAACAACGGCCTGCTCAACGGTTTCCTGATGTCCATGGGCTGGATCAGCGAGCCGCTGCAGATCCTCAACACCAACACCGCGGTGTACATCGGCGTGGTCTATTCCTACCTGCCGTTCATGGTGCTGCCGCTGTACGCCAACCTGGTCAAGCATGACCCGAGCCTGCTGGAAGCCGCTGCCGACCTGGGGTCGGGGACCTTCAACAGCTTCTGGAGGATCACCGTACCGCTGTCCAAGAACGGCATCATCGCCGGCTGCATGCTGGTGTTCATCCCGGTGGTGGGTGAATTCGTGATTCCTGAATTGCTCGGTGGTCCGGAGACCCTGATGATCGGCAAGGTGCTGTGGCAGGAGTTCTTCAACAACCGTGACTGGCCGGTGGCCTCGGCCCTGGCGGTGGTGATGCTGGCGATCCTGATCGTGCCGATCATCCTGTTCAACCGTAGCCAGGCCAAAGAAATGGAGGCCAAGGAATGA
- a CDS encoding HD domain-containing protein: MSSTIAGIKIPDSALARATTDYIRDIESDLLYHHSRRVFLFGALSGERRQLQYDSQLLYVGAMFHDLGLVPGHRSDDQRFEVDGANAARDFLKPYGLSDDDIEQVWLSIALHTTPGIPQHLRPTVALVTAGVEMDVLGIDYAAFPSAQREAVVHAHPRGEGFKECIICAFADGLRHRPQTTFGNVKTDVLADQQPGFQPTNFVEVIRRSPWVS; encoded by the coding sequence ATGAGCTCCACCATCGCCGGGATCAAGATTCCCGACAGCGCCCTGGCCCGGGCCACCACCGACTACATTCGTGATATCGAATCCGACTTGCTGTACCACCACTCGCGTAGGGTGTTCCTGTTCGGTGCCCTGAGCGGCGAACGCCGCCAGTTGCAATACGACTCACAGCTGCTGTACGTCGGCGCGATGTTCCACGACCTGGGCCTGGTGCCCGGCCACCGCAGCGACGACCAGCGCTTCGAAGTCGACGGCGCCAATGCCGCCCGGGACTTCCTCAAGCCCTACGGGCTGAGCGACGACGATATCGAGCAAGTCTGGCTGTCCATCGCCCTGCATACCACTCCCGGCATCCCCCAGCACCTGCGCCCCACCGTGGCCCTGGTCACAGCCGGGGTCGAGATGGACGTCCTGGGCATCGACTACGCGGCCTTCCCCAGCGCCCAGCGCGAGGCGGTGGTGCATGCCCATCCCCGGGGCGAAGGTTTCAAGGAGTGCATCATCTGCGCATTCGCCGACGGCCTGCGCCATCGGCCGCAGACCACCTTCGGCAACGTCAAGACCGATGTCCTGGCCGACCAGCAGCCTGGGTTCCAGCCGACGAACTTCGTCGAAGTGATTCGCCGCTCGCCCTGGGTTTCCTGA